In Patescibacteria group bacterium, a genomic segment contains:
- a CDS encoding AbrB/MazE/SpoVT family DNA-binding domain-containing protein: MEKFIMKLRRVSTHSYAVTIPKELIKKFGWRERQKLELSFGGRKEEITIKDWKKKKNRIIS, encoded by the coding sequence ATGGAAAAGTTTATAATGAAATTGCGTCGCGTTAGCACGCATTCGTACGCGGTAACTATACCTAAAGAACTTATTAAAAAATTCGGCTGGCGCGAACGGCAGAAGCTGGAATTGTCTTTTGGCGGACGCAAGGAAGAAATTACCATCAAGGATTGGAAGAAGAAAAAAAATAGAATCATATCCTAA